A DNA window from Ornithobacterium rhinotracheale DSM 15997 contains the following coding sequences:
- a CDS encoding aminoacyl-histidine dipeptidase has protein sequence MNQEIRNLEPKALWNFFADLNAVPRPSKKEEKVRQFMKDFGQKLGLETKEDAIGNVVIKKPATPGMEDRKTLILQSHLDMVHQKNNDTVFDFNKQGIEMEIKDGWVTAKGTTLGADNGLGVAAIMAILDSKDIAHPAIEALFTIDEETGMTGAKKLDGSNFEGKILLNLDTEEDNEIGIGCAGGVDVSGEGTYDLIPTVSEEMSLKITVKGLNGGHSGMEIHKGLGNANKILAKLIDAISDDYKIHSIDGGGLRNAIPREATATLVMLDVSKAEREVEDKAWKIKEKLSHIDPNLTVLIEADDKEPKDSMTVEDSKKFIKMLNELHNGVFKMSEDVEGLVEASNNVARVIINNGKASVYCLTRSSVEESKKAVVRQLTAALSKAGLKVSLDGDYPGWAPNPKSEILAELVEQYKKLFNEEPNVAACHAGLECGIIAEHIPGLDMVSFGPTILGAHSPEEKANIESVQKFWTFLLAILKDAPKK, from the coding sequence CAAGAAATAAGAAATCTGGAGCCCAAAGCACTTTGGAACTTTTTTGCAGACCTAAACGCGGTGCCTCGTCCTTCTAAAAAAGAAGAAAAAGTGCGCCAATTTATGAAAGACTTCGGTCAGAAATTAGGCTTAGAAACCAAAGAAGACGCCATTGGGAATGTGGTGATTAAGAAACCTGCCACCCCAGGAATGGAAGACCGCAAAACTTTGATTTTGCAATCGCACTTAGACATGGTGCACCAGAAAAACAACGATACTGTTTTTGATTTTAACAAGCAAGGCATCGAAATGGAAATCAAAGATGGTTGGGTAACTGCCAAAGGAACTACACTCGGTGCCGATAACGGACTGGGCGTAGCGGCAATTATGGCGATTTTAGACTCAAAAGACATTGCACACCCTGCAATCGAAGCTCTTTTTACCATCGACGAAGAAACTGGAATGACGGGAGCTAAAAAATTGGACGGAAGTAATTTTGAAGGAAAAATCTTACTAAACCTTGACACCGAAGAAGACAACGAAATCGGAATCGGATGTGCCGGTGGCGTAGATGTTTCGGGCGAAGGCACTTATGATTTAATCCCTACCGTTTCAGAAGAAATGTCCCTTAAAATCACGGTAAAAGGACTAAACGGTGGACACAGCGGAATGGAGATTCACAAAGGGCTAGGTAATGCCAATAAGATTTTAGCTAAATTAATCGATGCGATCTCTGATGACTACAAAATCCATTCTATCGATGGTGGTGGTTTGAGAAACGCAATCCCGAGAGAGGCTACGGCTACTTTAGTAATGCTTGATGTTTCCAAAGCAGAAAGAGAAGTGGAAGACAAGGCTTGGAAAATTAAAGAAAAACTTAGCCACATCGATCCGAATTTAACTGTGCTTATTGAAGCCGACGACAAAGAGCCAAAAGATTCTATGACGGTAGAAGATTCCAAAAAATTCATTAAAATGCTTAATGAATTGCACAATGGCGTATTCAAAATGAGCGAAGATGTTGAAGGATTGGTAGAAGCCTCAAACAATGTGGCACGCGTAATCATCAACAACGGAAAAGCCAGCGTTTACTGCCTTACTAGAAGTAGCGTAGAAGAAAGCAAAAAAGCCGTTGTGAGACAACTAACCGCTGCACTTTCAAAAGCAGGCTTAAAAGTTTCGCTTGATGGAGATTATCCAGGCTGGGCTCCTAACCCAAAATCAGAAATCTTAGCAGAACTAGTAGAACAATACAAAAAACTATTCAACGAAGAGCCAAATGTAGCCGCTTGTCATGCCGGTCTCGAATGCGGAATCATCGCAGAACACATCCCAGGGCTAGACATGGTAAGCTTTGGACCTACAATTTTAGGTGCACACTCACCAGAAGAAAAAGCAAATATCGAGAGTGTTCAAAAATTCTGGACATTCCTACTCGCAATCTTGAAAGATGCGCCAAAGAAATAG